In Candidatus Sulfurimonas marisnigri, a single genomic region encodes these proteins:
- a CDS encoding OsmC family protein: MKVTITHKEDMKFEAKTANSSFTINVPEVSPLEYFLAGIITCSATDIVSLSKNQNKTVSNLVIEGDVVRNIDFPKKFNELFLNFSFDSDADDTMAARWVMASLETYCSTINTIRDSVRISYSITHNSKLIRENENMISGSGVKIDMGEIEACPS, from the coding sequence ATGAAAGTAACCATAACGCATAAAGAAGATATGAAGTTTGAAGCTAAAACCGCAAACAGCAGTTTTACAATTAATGTACCTGAAGTTTCCCCTCTAGAGTATTTTTTAGCAGGGATTATTACATGTAGCGCTACTGACATAGTCTCACTTTCTAAAAATCAGAATAAAACAGTTTCAAATTTAGTAATTGAAGGTGATGTTGTTAGAAACATAGATTTTCCAAAAAAATTTAATGAACTATTTTTAAATTTTAGTTTTGACTCTGATGCAGATGATACTATGGCTGCTAGATGGGTTATGGCTTCGTTGGAGACATATTGTTCAACAATCAATACTATTAGAGACTCAGTCCGTATATCATACTCTATTACTCACAATTCAAAGTTAATTCGCGAAAATGAAAATATGATTTCAGGTAGCGGAGTAAAAATAGATATGGGTGAAATAGAAGCTTGCCCATCATGA
- a CDS encoding histidine triad nucleotide-binding protein has translation MCLFCKIINREIPSNIIAENDEFLAFHDINPKAPIHILAIPKLHVDSFNDTSPQMMAKMTSFIHDVTKEVNIETSGYRVITNIGDNGGQEVKHLHFHILGGAKLKWGHLSDVDPKGLI, from the coding sequence ATGTGTTTGTTTTGCAAAATAATAAATAGAGAAATACCATCAAATATAATTGCGGAGAATGATGAATTTCTTGCATTTCATGATATTAATCCAAAAGCTCCTATACATATTTTAGCAATACCAAAACTACATGTAGACAGTTTTAATGATACGTCTCCTCAAATGATGGCAAAGATGACATCGTTTATTCATGATGTAACAAAAGAAGTGAATATTGAAACTAGTGGTTACAGAGTTATAACAAATATTGGTGATAATGGGGGACAAGAGGTCAAACATCTCCATTTTCATATACTTGGTGGGGCAAAACTAAAGTGGGGTCATTTAAGTGATGTTGACCCAAAAGGTCTAATTTAA
- the hemA gene encoding glutamyl-tRNA reductase, with the protein MHYLNISFSHKNSTMEIREKLSYSDQYHLNACLTKLHNHEAINEVMLISTCNRMEVFSSCNDVRLATEHVFAMLSEHSEISVDELEGRADVFDDSSAIHHLFAVASSLDSIVVGETQIAGQIKDAFRYAGDHNFGGKKLARAVHHAFKCAAKVRNITDISSKPVSIASVAVSLLKSVLKEIDGKKALIIGVGEMSEITAKHLLSSGADVYVMNRTKEHADAFAEANGTKVLDYSELPIAVNEFEILFTATSAPKAIITDELIKPCDFDRYWFDMALPRDISCHKDERINLYVIDDLKNIVDENMSAREDSARMAHGIVGRSTVEFFELLDTLDVEPIIKEIYSKAFEAANAESDRVINSGYIPKEYSDQVRKMGEQVIKRFLHDMTYKMRNNSDESKSDTMAGAMLSSMKKHSCDAPNGHACEFFVKGKINEKK; encoded by the coding sequence ATGCACTATCTGAATATAAGTTTTTCACATAAAAATTCAACTATGGAGATTAGAGAAAAATTATCTTACTCTGATCAATATCATTTAAACGCATGCTTAACAAAGCTACATAATCATGAAGCAATAAATGAAGTTATGCTTATATCTACATGTAATAGAATGGAAGTGTTTTCTAGCTGTAATGATGTGAGGTTAGCTACAGAACATGTCTTTGCAATGCTTAGTGAACACTCAGAAATAAGTGTAGATGAGCTTGAGGGGCGTGCCGATGTTTTTGATGACAGTAGTGCTATACATCATCTATTTGCAGTTGCCTCTTCTCTTGACTCTATTGTAGTTGGTGAGACACAGATTGCAGGGCAGATAAAAGATGCATTTAGATATGCAGGAGACCATAACTTTGGTGGCAAAAAACTTGCGCGCGCAGTTCATCATGCTTTTAAGTGTGCAGCAAAAGTTAGAAACATAACAGATATATCTTCTAAGCCGGTTTCCATTGCAAGTGTGGCAGTCTCACTTCTAAAGTCTGTTTTGAAAGAGATAGATGGCAAAAAAGCACTAATAATTGGTGTAGGAGAGATGTCAGAGATAACTGCTAAGCACTTGCTCTCAAGTGGCGCAGATGTTTATGTTATGAATAGAACAAAAGAACATGCGGATGCTTTTGCAGAAGCTAATGGCACTAAAGTTTTAGACTATAGCGAATTGCCTATTGCTGTAAATGAGTTTGAAATTTTATTTACTGCAACATCAGCACCTAAAGCTATTATTACAGATGAGCTAATAAAACCTTGTGACTTTGATAGATATTGGTTTGATATGGCATTGCCTCGTGATATCAGTTGCCATAAAGATGAACGCATTAATTTATATGTTATAGACGATTTAAAAAATATTGTTGATGAAAATATGAGTGCTAGAGAAGATAGCGCAAGAATGGCCCATGGTATTGTTGGAAGGAGTACTGTTGAGTTCTTTGAACTACTAGATACTCTTGATGTCGAACCAATTATAAAAGAGATATACAGTAAAGCTTTTGAAGCTGCTAATGCGGAGAGTGACAGAGTGATTAACAGCGGCTATATCCCAAAAGAGTATTCTGATCAAGTTCGTAAAATGGGGGAACAGGTAATAAAAAGATTTTTGCATGATATGACATATAAGATGAGAAATAATTCTGACGAGTCAAAGTCAGATACAATGGCTGGCGCAATGCTCTCTAGTATGAAAAAGCATAGTTGCGATGCTCCAAATGGTCATGCCTGTGAATTTTTTGTTAAAGGAAAGATAAATGAGAAGAAGTAG
- a CDS encoding menaquinone biosynthesis decarboxylase — translation MKKTIELLKKNDELKIIDAELDIYLEIPHIAYAEVKKKDGGKALLFTNVVDKKSGAKFEEPVFMNVFGSYRRCELLFGRTIESVADEITKLLHMKPPSSFMDKMSMASELFSLKNIFPKRLKGEGACQKVKYLEDDIDLYKIPVLTTWEQDGGPFITMGQVYTQSLDGDMVNLGMYRLQVYDKNHLGMHWQIHKDSSHFFDQYQKAGKKMPVSIAIGGNPLYTWCATAPLPYGVNELLMYGLITKTPAKLVKSITTPLYIPADVDYVIEGWVDTQELKIEGPFGDHTGYYTLEEPYPVMEVSAITTKKDKIFLATVVGKPPLEDKYMGWATGKIFFPLLKTTVPALVDYHMPENAGFHNLILAKMQPQYKGHAKQFMHAFWGAGQMSFVKHAVFLDENAPKLENYEALTSYILDRFTPKSLFISEGILDALDHSSPETLVGGKLGIDATAANRVDAPQLLGDEELLKMVKEVIPDAVNLHQFMRRTKNPITVISVNKTKNAKEYFNALVGLSTNIRIVVFVDDEKNDIFNSYMLIWRVSNNIDALRDIFISGLMVGVDGTNKNILDGFSRVWPDDVECTPSVVELLKEKGVWDLDDKTYKKFQL, via the coding sequence ATGAAAAAAACGATAGAACTTTTAAAAAAAAACGATGAACTGAAAATTATTGACGCTGAGCTAGATATATATCTTGAGATTCCTCATATTGCGTATGCAGAGGTAAAGAAAAAGGATGGCGGTAAAGCCCTTCTTTTTACAAATGTTGTAGATAAAAAAAGCGGTGCAAAATTTGAAGAGCCTGTATTTATGAATGTTTTTGGTTCTTATAGACGCTGTGAGCTACTTTTTGGCAGAACTATTGAGTCTGTAGCTGATGAGATAACCAAACTTCTCCATATGAAACCACCATCTAGTTTTATGGATAAAATGTCAATGGCAAGTGAGCTGTTTTCACTTAAAAATATTTTTCCAAAGCGTTTAAAGGGCGAGGGTGCTTGTCAGAAAGTTAAGTATTTAGAAGATGATATAGATCTTTACAAAATTCCAGTACTAACAACTTGGGAACAAGACGGCGGTCCTTTTATTACTATGGGGCAAGTTTACACACAAAGTTTAGATGGCGATATGGTAAATCTTGGAATGTATAGACTTCAAGTTTATGATAAAAACCATTTAGGTATGCACTGGCAAATTCACAAAGATTCTTCTCATTTTTTTGATCAGTATCAAAAAGCTGGCAAAAAAATGCCTGTTAGTATCGCTATTGGTGGTAATCCACTCTATACTTGGTGCGCTACCGCTCCTCTTCCGTATGGTGTTAATGAGTTACTTATGTATGGTCTTATTACTAAAACTCCAGCAAAGCTTGTTAAATCTATAACAACTCCGCTCTATATACCTGCTGATGTTGATTATGTGATAGAGGGCTGGGTAGATACACAAGAGCTTAAAATAGAGGGTCCATTTGGTGATCATACTGGTTATTATACGCTAGAAGAGCCGTATCCAGTTATGGAAGTTTCTGCAATTACAACTAAAAAAGACAAGATATTTTTAGCAACAGTTGTTGGTAAGCCACCTTTAGAAGATAAATATATGGGTTGGGCAACCGGCAAGATATTTTTCCCACTTTTAAAGACTACTGTCCCTGCTTTAGTCGATTATCATATGCCTGAAAATGCAGGCTTTCATAATCTGATTTTGGCAAAAATGCAACCACAGTATAAAGGTCATGCTAAACAGTTTATGCACGCTTTTTGGGGTGCAGGACAGATGAGTTTTGTTAAACATGCAGTTTTTTTGGATGAGAATGCTCCAAAGTTAGAGAATTATGAAGCATTAACATCATATATATTAGATAGGTTTACACCAAAATCGCTTTTCATATCTGAGGGAATTTTAGATGCACTTGATCACTCTTCCCCTGAAACACTTGTTGGTGGAAAACTAGGTATTGATGCTACAGCTGCAAACAGAGTGGATGCCCCACAACTTTTAGGTGATGAAGAATTATTGAAAATGGTAAAAGAAGTAATTCCTGATGCTGTTAATCTCCATCAATTTATGAGAAGAACAAAAAATCCTATTACTGTAATATCAGTAAATAAAACAAAAAATGCCAAAGAGTACTTTAATGCTCTTGTAGGTTTGAGTACAAATATTAGAATTGTTGTTTTTGTTGATGATGAAAAAAATGATATATTTAACTCTTACATGTTAATTTGGAGAGTTTCAAATAATATTGATGCACTTAGAGATATTTTTATATCTGGATTGATGGTTGGTGTAGATGGAACTAATAAAAATATACTAGACGGATTTAGCAGAGTGTGGCCAGACGATGTTGAATGCACACCAAGTGTTGTGGAGTTATTGAAGGAAAAAGGTGTCTGGGATTTAGACGATAAAACGTATAAAAAGTTTCAATTATAA
- a CDS encoding cytochrome C: MNKFFFFLLSIFVLTSLTSSAAVYKGQREFVKKCVKCHKGGQAFVSTKKKREWKRLMAKKGKNLAQIHLSSKDKKAKKSIKYFTNRKYKKKVKHLQHFLVEYAKDSGNVPACD; the protein is encoded by the coding sequence ATGAATAAGTTTTTCTTTTTTCTGCTGTCTATATTTGTTTTAACGTCGCTCACTTCTAGTGCGGCTGTGTATAAAGGTCAAAGAGAGTTTGTGAAAAAATGTGTAAAGTGTCATAAGGGTGGACAGGCATTTGTTTCTACTAAGAAAAAAAGAGAATGGAAAAGGTTGATGGCTAAGAAAGGTAAAAATTTAGCACAAATTCATTTGAGTAGTAAAGACAAGAAAGCTAAAAAATCTATAAAATATTTTACTAATAGAAAGTATAAGAAAAAGGTTAAACATTTGCAACATTTTTTAGTTGAATATGCAAAAGACAGTGGAAATGTACCTGCTTGTGATTAA
- a CDS encoding FxsA family protein, translated as MIYFVVYLFLEVLVSVNISSYIGGLATFLEIMLSAFFGISILINFRKTLTENMTAVSYSCIDLEQFQRLNLFTILGGILLIIPGFLTDIFGILLQFSAFTTMAVNRYNVKSGNCKTNFKTKNIKKDIDVIDVEIISDNSSTK; from the coding sequence ATGATTTACTTTGTAGTATATCTATTTTTAGAAGTACTTGTATCAGTAAATATCTCATCATATATTGGTGGTTTGGCAACATTTTTAGAGATAATGTTAAGTGCTTTTTTTGGAATATCAATATTAATAAATTTTAGAAAAACATTAACAGAGAACATGACGGCTGTATCTTATAGCTGTATAGATTTGGAGCAGTTTCAACGACTAAATCTTTTCACAATACTTGGTGGTATTTTACTAATTATACCTGGTTTTTTAACAGATATATTTGGCATATTATTACAGTTTAGTGCTTTTACTACCATGGCTGTTAATCGTTATAATGTAAAATCAGGAAACTGTAAAACAAATTTTAAAACTAAAAATATAAAAAAGGATATAGATGTCATCGATGTTGAAATTATTAGCGATAACAGTTCTACTAAGTAG
- the hemC gene encoding hydroxymethylbilane synthase, with protein sequence MEKLTIATRVSDLALWQAYHIKDRIEASYPEITVELNKIVSNGDKVLDKPLALIGGKGHFTKELEDEMLAGNADIAVHSLKDVPTYIPQGLELVAVTQRQDQSDVFLSHKYESLEKLPQGAVVGTTSLRRRMQLLQQRPDLKVKDLRGNVNTRLRKLSEGQYDAIILAWIGLNRLDLLKDIPYTQKLSLDMMIPPMGQAALGIEIVCGDDKIREIAMSLNDEDTLICTKIERDFISKIGAGCSAPVACNAVKNKDEITFRVMLGFPNGTNIMNEKVVLHVDESKNLGFEMAKKMIDNGALELLKKAEQTAFKDEMPQRL encoded by the coding sequence ATGGAAAAACTAACAATAGCAACAAGAGTATCTGATTTAGCACTTTGGCAAGCGTATCATATAAAAGATAGAATAGAAGCATCTTATCCAGAGATAACAGTTGAGTTAAATAAAATTGTCAGTAATGGGGATAAAGTTTTAGATAAGCCACTAGCTTTGATTGGTGGTAAAGGTCATTTTACAAAAGAGCTTGAAGATGAGATGCTAGCAGGTAATGCAGATATAGCTGTACACAGTCTAAAAGATGTTCCAACATATATACCTCAAGGGTTAGAGCTGGTTGCTGTTACTCAAAGACAAGATCAAAGTGATGTGTTTTTATCACACAAGTATGAATCTCTTGAGAAATTACCCCAAGGTGCAGTAGTTGGAACGACAAGCCTAAGAAGAAGAATGCAGCTTTTACAACAACGACCAGACTTAAAAGTAAAAGATTTAAGAGGTAATGTAAATACAAGACTTAGAAAACTAAGTGAAGGTCAATATGATGCGATTATATTAGCCTGGATTGGACTTAATAGACTAGATTTACTTAAAGATATTCCATATACACAAAAACTCTCACTAGATATGATGATACCTCCTATGGGTCAAGCAGCTCTTGGAATTGAGATAGTCTGTGGAGATGATAAAATCCGTGAGATAGCTATGAGCCTAAATGATGAAGACACTCTTATTTGTACAAAAATAGAGAGAGATTTTATAAGTAAAATTGGAGCAGGGTGTTCAGCACCTGTTGCATGTAACGCGGTAAAGAACAAAGACGAAATAACTTTTAGAGTTATGCTTGGTTTTCCTAATGGAACAAATATTATGAATGAAAAAGTAGTGTTACATGTAGATGAATCCAAAAATCTGGGTTTTGAGATGGCAAAAAAAATGATAGATAATGGCGCACTAGAACTATTGAAAAAAGCAGAGCAAACAGCATTTAAAGATGAAATGCCACAAAGATTATAA
- the argH gene encoding argininosuccinate lyase: protein MDKMWSGRFSAGASSLLDKFNASIMFDRKLYKEDIEGSLAHAQMLAKQNILTKEELTQITDGLNQIIVEIESDVFEWNIHDEDLHMGIEKRLTALIGDAGKKLHTARSRNDQVAVDFRRYVLKRNLEIVEGLKLLMSEVLVVARKHTETLIPGMTHLQHAQPTNFAFHLGAYLSMFKRDIERFEDSYRRNNVSPLGCAALAGTPHKIDRDMTAKLLGFDSVSVNCLDTVSDRDFALEILFNISTMMMHISRLSEELVMWSSYEFGFVELSDEYSTGSSIMPQKKNPDVPELLRGKTGRVYGSLMGLLTVMKGLPLAYNKDTQEDKEGVFDSVETAQISLEILKEAIKTMEVKAHNMKSACSVGHLAATDLADYLVEKCDIPFREAHFITGKAVAKSEELKIDLSDIEFKYLHEIDSRISDDVLEFLILKNSMNARTSAGGTSTVRTKEQLAYFETFLQV from the coding sequence ATGGATAAAATGTGGTCAGGTCGTTTTTCGGCAGGTGCTTCATCTCTTTTAGATAAGTTCAATGCGTCAATAATGTTTGATAGAAAACTATATAAAGAAGACATTGAAGGTTCATTAGCTCATGCCCAAATGCTAGCAAAACAAAATATCCTAACCAAAGAAGAACTTACTCAAATAACAGATGGATTGAATCAAATAATTGTTGAGATAGAGTCAGATGTATTTGAATGGAATATTCACGATGAAGATTTACATATGGGAATTGAGAAAAGGTTAACAGCTCTTATAGGCGATGCTGGAAAAAAACTTCATACTGCTAGAAGCAGAAATGATCAAGTTGCAGTTGATTTTCGTCGCTATGTATTAAAAAGAAATTTAGAAATCGTTGAAGGTTTAAAACTTTTAATGAGTGAAGTTTTAGTTGTAGCCCGGAAGCATACTGAGACACTTATACCAGGCATGACTCATCTACAACATGCTCAGCCAACTAACTTTGCTTTTCATTTAGGTGCTTACCTCTCTATGTTTAAACGAGATATAGAGAGATTTGAAGATTCATATAGAAGAAATAATGTATCTCCTCTTGGCTGTGCAGCGCTTGCAGGTACTCCTCATAAAATAGATAGAGATATGACTGCAAAGCTTTTAGGGTTTGATAGTGTGAGTGTAAATTGCTTGGATACAGTAAGTGATAGAGATTTTGCGCTAGAGATTTTATTTAATATATCTACTATGATGATGCATATTTCTCGTCTTAGTGAAGAGCTTGTTATGTGGTCAAGTTATGAGTTTGGGTTTGTTGAGCTAAGTGATGAATACTCTACAGGATCGTCAATTATGCCACAAAAGAAAAATCCTGATGTTCCAGAACTTCTTCGAGGTAAAACAGGTCGTGTTTATGGCTCTTTGATGGGTCTTTTGACTGTAATGAAAGGTTTGCCTTTAGCTTACAACAAGGATACGCAAGAGGATAAAGAGGGTGTTTTTGATTCTGTAGAGACTGCTCAAATATCATTGGAGATTCTAAAAGAAGCAATTAAGACAATGGAAGTAAAAGCTCACAATATGAAAAGTGCGTGTTCTGTAGGGCACCTGGCGGCTACAGATTTAGCTGATTATTTGGTTGAGAAATGTGATATTCCTTTCCGTGAAGCACACTTTATTACAGGAAAAGCTGTCGCAAAAAGTGAAGAGTTAAAAATCGATTTAAGTGACATTGAGTTTAAATACCTTCATGAGATAGATTCGAGAATAAGCGACGATGTACTGGAGTTTTTAATACTAAAAAACTCAATGAATGCTAGAACTTCAGCTGGCGGCACATCAACTGTAAGAACAAAAGAACAGCTTGCATATTTTGAAACTTTCTTACAAGTCTAA
- the proS gene encoding proline--tRNA ligase translates to MRRSRAFIPTTKEAPSDATLPSHQFLVRGGFINQQGAGLYNFMPLGKIVLEKIRTVVKEELDNAGCNEVQLSFITPISLWDRSGRSDTMGKEMLRISDRHQNDFVLSPTNEEAMVELVKNRVTSYKDLPLNLYQINTKFRDEARPRYGLLRGREFLMKDGYSFHASTEDMVREFDLMESTYKKIFTRLGLDFRVVEADSGAIGGTGSKEFHVLADSGEDTIVVCKSCDYGANIETIFESEEEVDALNEKSYEELQTKQLDERCTCGSDLSFKKGIEVGHIFQLGTKYSSALEANFSDENGKPKPFEMATFGIGVSRLVAAVIEQNHDEYGCVWTKETAPYMVNIMISNIKDEAQSTLGEELYLKLLGENVEVMLDDRKDRFGFKMKDAELIGFPYTVIIGKELENGLVQIYDRKSKEKTSVKIGDIYKNIMELI, encoded by the coding sequence ATGAGAAGAAGTAGAGCGTTTATACCAACAACAAAAGAGGCTCCTTCTGATGCAACCTTACCGTCACACCAGTTTTTAGTGCGAGGCGGTTTTATAAATCAGCAAGGTGCCGGACTTTATAACTTTATGCCATTAGGAAAAATTGTATTAGAAAAGATAAGAACTGTTGTAAAAGAAGAGTTGGACAACGCCGGCTGCAATGAAGTACAACTTAGTTTTATAACACCAATCAGTTTATGGGATAGAAGTGGTCGCTCTGATACAATGGGAAAAGAGATGCTTCGTATCTCTGATAGGCATCAAAATGACTTTGTATTAAGCCCTACAAATGAAGAGGCTATGGTAGAGTTAGTTAAAAATAGAGTAACTAGCTATAAAGACTTGCCTTTAAATTTATATCAAATCAATACTAAGTTTCGTGATGAAGCAAGACCAAGATATGGACTCTTACGAGGTCGTGAATTTTTGATGAAAGATGGATATTCATTTCATGCTTCAACAGAGGATATGGTTAGGGAATTTGATTTAATGGAATCAACTTATAAAAAGATTTTTACTAGACTTGGACTTGACTTTAGAGTAGTTGAGGCTGATAGTGGAGCTATTGGTGGAACTGGAAGTAAAGAGTTTCATGTTTTAGCAGATAGTGGAGAAGATACTATCGTTGTATGTAAAAGTTGTGATTATGGAGCAAATATAGAAACTATATTTGAGAGTGAAGAAGAGGTTGATGCTTTAAATGAGAAATCTTATGAAGAGTTACAAACAAAACAACTGGATGAAAGATGTACATGTGGTTCTGATCTTAGTTTTAAAAAAGGAATTGAAGTTGGACATATTTTTCAATTGGGCACTAAATACTCGAGCGCTTTAGAAGCAAACTTTAGTGATGAAAATGGCAAACCAAAACCTTTTGAGATGGCCACTTTTGGTATAGGTGTTAGCAGACTTGTTGCCGCTGTAATAGAGCAAAATCATGATGAATACGGTTGTGTTTGGACTAAAGAAACAGCTCCATATATGGTTAATATTATGATTTCTAATATTAAAGATGAGGCACAAAGTACACTGGGAGAAGAGTTGTACTTAAAACTTTTAGGTGAAAATGTTGAAGTTATGCTTGATGATAGAAAAGATAGATTTGGCTTTAAAATGAAAGATGCTGAACTTATTGGTTTTCCATACACTGTAATTATAGGAAAAGAGTTAGAGAATGGACTTGTTCAAATATATGATAGAAAATCAAAAGAAAAAACTTCAGTTAAGATAGGTGATATTTATAAAAATATTATGGAGTTAATCTAA
- a CDS encoding transglycosylase SLT domain-containing protein yields the protein MIKKIIISLSCATIIFAQSADEFQKQQMQNFANEKTEFNDYKKNLEQEFENYQKTYLKEYNSYKKELSNYWDNPEMSTKKSWISYTKDKKTRTNVNFEEETIVVQTIANSQKEANENLQIALAKVITVDTKTVQENDPLEIRLSKIRTPSSIVISEVKSEPILSTVIFNKTPTREDVASYVKKTIESNKVKSINSNKIKHSKVYTLKVKMPKDAMIKRSKLYYNEVKKQAKVQELPVPLVFAIMHSESSFNPRARSHIPAYGLMQIVPKSAGIDTYQYLYKKKKLVSGTYLYNSKNNITMGSGYLHILYYKYLKEIKNNDSRLYCTIAAYNTGAGNIAWAFTKTHNMNKAAPVINTLTPEQVYNRLIKDLRYDEPKEYLKKVSKRMSAYHKIYGL from the coding sequence ATGATTAAAAAAATAATCATCAGCTTATCATGTGCGACAATTATTTTTGCTCAAAGTGCAGACGAGTTTCAAAAACAGCAGATGCAAAATTTTGCAAATGAAAAAACTGAGTTTAATGATTATAAAAAAAACCTTGAACAAGAGTTTGAGAACTATCAAAAAACATATCTAAAAGAATATAATAGTTATAAAAAAGAACTGAGCAACTACTGGGATAATCCTGAAATGTCGACCAAAAAGAGTTGGATTTCATACACCAAAGATAAAAAAACCAGAACAAATGTAAACTTTGAAGAAGAGACGATTGTTGTGCAAACTATAGCAAACTCCCAAAAAGAAGCTAATGAAAATCTTCAGATAGCATTGGCAAAAGTAATTACTGTAGATACTAAGACTGTTCAGGAAAATGACCCTCTAGAGATTAGACTCTCAAAAATAAGAACACCATCTTCTATTGTAATTAGCGAAGTAAAATCTGAACCTATTTTGTCAACTGTTATATTTAACAAAACTCCAACAAGAGAAGATGTAGCAAGTTATGTAAAAAAGACTATAGAGAGTAATAAAGTAAAGTCGATTAACTCAAATAAAATCAAACACTCAAAAGTTTACACGCTAAAGGTTAAAATGCCTAAAGATGCAATGATTAAAAGGTCAAAACTCTACTATAATGAAGTAAAAAAACAAGCTAAAGTACAGGAACTCCCTGTACCTTTGGTTTTTGCTATTATGCACTCTGAAAGCAGTTTCAATCCAAGAGCGAGATCGCATATACCTGCATATGGACTAATGCAGATTGTTCCAAAGTCTGCAGGAATTGACACTTACCAATATTTATATAAAAAGAAAAAGCTTGTATCTGGCACTTATTTATACAATAGCAAAAACAATATCACAATGGGAAGCGGATACTTACATATACTCTATTATAAATATTTAAAAGAAATAAAAAATAATGACAGCCGCCTCTACTGCACAATAGCTGCATATAATACCGGAGCCGGTAATATTGCATGGGCATTTACTAAAACTCATAATATGAATAAAGCAGCACCTGTAATCAATACTTTAACACCTGAACAGGTATATAATAGACTGATTAAAGATCTAAGATATGATGAACCAAAAGAGTATTTAAAAAAAGTTTCAAAAAGAATGAGTGCTTATCATAAAATATATGGTCTATAA
- a CDS encoding thioredoxin domain-containing protein has product MLKLLAITVLLSSVLEAASSSEKVEDFLKKNFANNPSIESVNVKVRNEVTVKEKKNWTAYFVELEAVVKKDKRKVSQKMVWFSDGDVITKELYDIKSSSNIGDLVSLPFKDEYYSKENLIYGNSNAKHKVVIFSDPLCPFCRNYVPEAINYMKKYPKKFAIYYYHFPLPSLHPAAVELVKAAVALELKGRKNVVLNLYKVEVNAREKSIDNILKAFNKTMGSNIKAHDLATSEVKKHIEHDLKVADLVMVRGTPTIFFDGDMDRTKNKYKEAK; this is encoded by the coding sequence ATGTTGAAATTATTAGCGATAACAGTTCTACTAAGTAGTGTATTGGAGGCAGCTTCTTCGAGTGAAAAAGTTGAAGATTTTTTAAAGAAGAATTTTGCCAATAACCCAAGTATAGAGTCCGTAAACGTTAAAGTTAGAAATGAAGTTACTGTAAAAGAGAAAAAAAATTGGACAGCATATTTTGTTGAGTTAGAAGCTGTTGTTAAAAAAGATAAACGAAAAGTTTCTCAAAAGATGGTTTGGTTTTCTGACGGTGATGTAATAACAAAAGAGTTATATGATATTAAAAGCAGTAGTAACATTGGCGACTTAGTTTCATTACCATTCAAAGACGAGTACTATAGTAAAGAGAATTTGATTTATGGAAATAGCAATGCTAAGCATAAGGTAGTTATTTTTTCAGACCCACTGTGTCCGTTTTGCAGAAACTATGTTCCAGAAGCAATAAACTATATGAAAAAATATCCAAAAAAGTTTGCAATATATTATTACCATTTTCCACTTCCATCACTTCATCCAGCAGCTGTAGAGTTGGTTAAAGCGGCTGTTGCTCTTGAACTTAAAGGTAGAAAGAATGTTGTTCTTAACCTTTACAAAGTTGAAGTTAATGCTAGAGAAAAGTCGATAGACAATATACTAAAAGCATTTAATAAGACTATGGGCTCAAATATCAAGGCACATGATTTAGCTACTAGTGAAGTAAAAAAACATATTGAACATGACTTGAAAGTGGCAGATTTAGTAATGGTTAGAGGAACACCAACAATATTTTTTGATGGTGATATGGATAGAACTAAAAACAAATATAAAGAAGCCAAATAG